tttcttcTCCATGCAAAATCCCTTTTTGTCCCTTAGGCCAAACATTTGGTAACctacccaagacccctcccatttctTGTAGGTAatgttacaggaagaatggggttGGGATAACACCATACCTCAAGGGACCCactgggattctgggaatcgaatccacatcacccacatacaaagcaagagccctccctGAATTACTAACTCTCTAGCCGTCAGCTTTGGTGACTTCAACCTCTTCTTTGCCTGGCCCCATACTCCAGCTGGCTCTGCCATGTGCACTCTCATTCTCTGGGGGTATTTCCAAAGCCCTGGGGCTTCCCCTTCCCAGCTCTGACCCTCATCCTACTTCTCATCTGCCTCTTCTCATGGCCCACAGAACATCAGTGAAATTGAGTTCAATCACTACGACAACATGACTTGGGATGGCCAGCATGACCCACCAAGTCTCCAGGCCCAGCGGTCAGTGGTCATGGTCATCTACGTGGTCGTCTTTGTGGTGGGTGTGCCGGGCAACCTGCTGGTACTGTGGGTGACCGGCTCACAGGTCCGTCAGTCTATTAACGCCATCTGGTTTCTCAACCTGGCTGTGGCCGACCTCCTCTCCTGCCTGGCGCTGCCAATCATCATTGCAACCATCATGCATGGCAGATGGCTTTTAGGTAAGATGGGCTGTCATATCCTGCCCTTGCTCTTGTACTTCAACCTCTACGCCAGCGTCCTGCTCCTCACCACCATCAGCGCCGACCGCTTCCTCATCGTCTTCAAGCCCATCTGGTGCCGGAACTACCGTGTGGCCCGGCTGGCCTGGCTGGCTAGTGGCGTGGCCTGGATGCTGGCCCTGGTGCTCACCATCCCTTCCTTTGTCTTTGTAGAAGGCTACGAGGATCCTGTTTCTAAGGACGTATTCTGCTTTGTGGACTTTGTGACAGACAGTGCAGCACTTACTGTCACCGTCATGCGCTTTGTCCTGACGTTCCTGGGCCCCCTGGTCACGATGAGCGTCTGCTACACTTTGCTCCTGCTTCGGACCTGGCGCCGGCCGGCCACTCGCTCCACCAAGACCCTCAAGATGGTGGTGGCTGTGGTGACCAGCTTCTTCGTCCTCTGGCTTCCCTTCCATTTTTCAGacttgctttttgtctttttccccAGTCTCTCCTCCAACATGGAGCTAGTCGTATCCCTGTACATAATTGGAACGGCCCTAGCTTACACCAACTGCTGCATCAACCCCATTATCTATGTGGCCGCTATGGGGCTATGGGGCCAGCACATCCGGTTCTGGCTTGGCCGGCTGCGTCAACTGCTGACTGAAGGCTAGGATTCGGAGAGCAAGTCCCACCCGTTGTCCACGGTGGGTTCCGAGGTCCCTAACAGCCAGACCGAGGTGTGAGGGTTCCACGGCCTGCTGCCTTGTGCCCCGGTTCATGCTCTGCCCAGGACACTCTGATCCGGGGTTTCTGCTGTCACTGGCCGATCTGgcttctgttcttcctttttcttcatctccttttttccccctcctccacctcttcttcctcctcttcctcttcttccaccaCCACCTCCTTCTTATCTttgtcttcctcctctcctttttctcctgttCTTCCTTTAACTCCATctacttccctttttcttcttcctacacctggtgctgctcaggggttactcctgacagtgtctGGGAACCCTCTggcatgctggagattgaacccaggtcagctgtgtgccaagAAGCCTCTCTCTCCAATCCTGATTTCTTCTTTTGCAAAAGAGTTTGATTTagaaaatgcagggtccagaagccccccaggggggcccggccagcaggaattagctgggaaggcttcttagacaaccgcactcctattttgctgagtagaagcacaaccacactgtaagaaatttaagagaggttaataataaatggcctaagacaatatttcactgttcaaaggcgtttattgaaatacaactccttcttttatagtgaaggagaagggggcagtacaaaggtgctgtcaatcatacttttggcgcgaagtggacagtgggctagggggctggatgaccttcaagctatgctgaacgtgctgtttcaatggaaacttttagtgtccttctagctgcattcctaattgcttgactatcaggaaatggtgcaatatgtgcttgcctaattgatcttgaacagacaatatagcatatacttattgataacagcctaaattactccggaatgtggtcttaaggaatggggcctagtttctgataactgtaccaggcagtttttactctcctccgggcatagagctaaattatgtcctgcagctgcacattcttttctcttagctcaaaaatttacagcaagactgcatattgcttttaggtgaaaagctgggctatggcagaaagaacagcaaaatgtcctcaaacaagtcagttcccaacaagAAAACAAGAAGTTACACATCTCAGCTCTCCAGAATGGaatgatcttttcttttctttttttagtgggtcacacctggctgtgctcagggtttacctcctggctctgttcttaggacttcctcctggcagtgctcagaggaccataggggatggaAGGGATGCATGGGTAAGCCCcatgcaagtgccctccccattatACTGTCACCTGGCCCCCAAATGTTAAACTTTATAagtaaaccaaataaacaaaacagaaactttGGAATAGCATCTCCATTGTCTGTCCCTATCCCCCTGTACGATTGCTTCTTGTGAAATCACATGGAACTTGGACCCGAATATTGGCATTGAAAGgaagagatggggccggagagatagcatggaggtagggtgtttgcctttcatgcgcaAGGTCGGTGGTtttaatcccgacatcccatatggtcccctgagcctgccaggagtgatttctgagtatagagccaggatttctgagcatagagccaggagtaacccctgagctctgccaggtgtgaccccgtccaaaaaaaaaaaaaaaaaaaaaggaagagatgcAGATTTCATGCCTGTGGCCCCTTCCTTGCTGTtgtgtatttaaacatttttatgggattattatgttattgaccgtaccctgatcggtgattgtgccctagcctagggtgtgacctggcattctgctcccaccctagggtggtacatgattctgctcccaccattgggtggtaccttatcccaccattgggtggtaccttaccccaccattgggtggtatctgattctggggtataaaagcaagggtgtggaaggcgggggtggggggggcttttttcctgggcctCTTC
This window of the Suncus etruscus isolate mSunEtr1 chromosome 14, mSunEtr1.pri.cur, whole genome shotgun sequence genome carries:
- the LOC126028586 gene encoding C5a anaphylatoxin chemotactic receptor 1-like, whose product is MPTNRGHLPDDLEHPGGTTEDRGEAWQQRNAGWTPTPPLRGRGGQLEKTTTRGLSQHPRNPGLREGEESENISEIEFNHYDNMTWDGQHDPPSLQAQRSVVMVIYVVVFVVGVPGNLLVLWVTGSQVRQSINAIWFLNLAVADLLSCLALPIIIATIMHGRWLLGKMGCHILPLLLYFNLYASVLLLTTISADRFLIVFKPIWCRNYRVARLAWLASGVAWMLALVLTIPSFVFVEGYEDPVSKDVFCFVDFVTDSAALTVTVMRFVLTFLGPLVTMSVCYTLLLLRTWRRPATRSTKTLKMVVAVVTSFFVLWLPFHFSDLLFVFFPSLSSNMELVVSLYIIGTALAYTNCCINPIIYVAAMGLWGQHIRFWLGRLRQLLTEG